In Odocoileus virginianus isolate 20LAN1187 ecotype Illinois chromosome 5, Ovbor_1.2, whole genome shotgun sequence, a single window of DNA contains:
- the LOC110138835 gene encoding achaete-scute homolog 1, translating to MLELQYFCQSGFGYSLPQQQPAAVARRNERERNRVKLVNLGFATLREHVPNGAANKMSKVETLRSAVEYIRALQQPLDEHDAVSAAFQAGVLSPTISPNYSNDMNSMAGSPVSSYSSDEGSYDPLSPEEQELLDFTNWF from the coding sequence atgctggagcttcAATACTTTTGCCAGAGCGGCTTTGGCTACAGCCTGCCGCAGCAGCAGCCGGCCGCCGTGGCGCGTCGCAACGAGCGCGAGCGCAACCGCGTCAAGCTGGTCAACCTGGGCTTCGCCACCCTGCGGGAGCACGTACCCAACGGCGCGGCCAACAAGATGAGCAAGGTGGAGACGCTGCGCTCGGCCGTCGAATACATCCGCGCGCTCCAGCAACCGCTGGACGAGCACGATGCGGTAAGCGCCGCCTTCCAGGCCGGCGTCCTGTCGCCCACCATCTCCCCCAACTACTCCAACGACATGAACTCCATGGCCGGCTCACCGGTCTCATCCTACTCTTCGGACGAGGGCTCCTACGACCCTCTCAGCCCCGAGGAGCAAGAACTGCTCGACTTCACCAACTGGTTCTGA